From the genome of Pristiophorus japonicus isolate sPriJap1 chromosome 18, sPriJap1.hap1, whole genome shotgun sequence:
gacctttgtcttatggatgtttagcgtaaggcctatgctttcgtacgcctcagtaaatacggcgactatgtcctggaggtcagcctctgtatgtgcgcagacgcaggcatcgtccgcgtactgtagctcgacgagaggttggggtggtcttggatctggcctggagatggtgcaggttgaacaggttcccactggttctgtagtttagttccatttcagcggggagcttgttgatgataaggtggagcatggcggcaagaaagattaagagggttggggcgatgatgcagccctgtttgatcccagtccagacgtggattgggtcggtGATGGATCACACAGTACTGTACTGCTCAATGGGCTATGgcaagtgggactaattagatagctttcacagagccggcacaggcacgatgggccaagtgGCTATGATTCTATACCCAAGTATGACTTGCCCTCTCTGCATGCCCACAGCCTTCGTGTTAGACTCTAATCTCCGCGTTGTACCTGTTGGTGAAATTCCTGGCAGACAGCCAGTGTTTCCTCAATTGGTGTCTCGTGGTCTGGGGCATGGAGGTACAGGATCTCGATGCTCTCCCTTTGCAGACGCTCCAACGATGTGTTGAACTGACATCGGACACTCTCTGCTTTCAAAGTCTTCCCATCCCACGGATTCACTTTGGTTGCGATCTTCACTGGAAGATACAGAAAGAAACAGAAATCAAAGCAACATGCACCTCACGGACTGCCgctgttcaagaaggcaactcaccaccatattctcaacgacaattagggatgggcaataaatgctggcctcgccagcgacacccacatgtcAACATATAAAAACAAAGTTGTTCTAAACCCCCTGCTGCTGCCACCAACACTGCCCAGGCAACACTGAGTGAAGGGCTGAAATGCCCAGTGACTGCACACTATGGGTGCCCGCGAATTGCGCCCTCCCGAGGACTACATACGCCTACGGTCTGCATACTCGCAGGGATTGCACTCTCGGTAcccgcacactcccggggactgcaCGCACACTCCCGGGTGCCcgggggagggcactgcacactcccgGGTACCGGGGGCGAGAGAAAGGACACTGCACACTCCCGGTACCGGCGGATTGCACggacccactccccctcccccaggtccGGGCTCCTCACCTCTCTGTCCGAGGCCCAGCGCGCCCACGATCTGCTCCGCGCGCCCTTCCGCGTACATAAACGCGCCGTCCAGTTGGTCGTGCCCGTGCTCCAGGAACGTGCTCACCATGGCCGCGCTTTGCTCGGCGTTCACGCGCCGCCCAAACTCCACGCTCCCGAGGACGGTTCGGGGCCGCACTGCGGCCGGGGAACTGGACATGATGCGGGCAATGTGAGACCTCAACACCGACATCAAGCGCAGAGAGAGCGCGTCACCGAATCCCGCCCCAGGGGGCGTCGTTTATTTCCAACACCAGACCTCCGATTGGTCACCTTTCAAACAATACTTAATTTCTGATGTGtgccacacccagcagtttctcatcaatgtgtaattagatcctgcctgcctgtAATCAATCAGTTTGCAAAGTAATTCAAGCCACTCTGACTGCCTTGCTCCAGGTAGCAGAGCTCAGCTTCGTGGTTAAGACAATTTCCTACCCTACAATCAAGTTCCTTCCCCACTCCCACACCCCCACCAAGATCCTAACCTTCCTCACACCCCTGAGTTTCTCACCTTTTCCCTCACCAAGTTCCTgacgacctcctcctgcccaagttctTTCCCACCCAGGTTCCCGACGttctcccccaacaagttcctgatctTCCCCCGTAGATGGGGGCATTGTGGGTGGGTCACACAGAGATcggtaacaggtttattgggtatgaagtgaatagtcggTGTCATGACGACCAGCTTTCgttcagtccaatgatgtcacttcacggagctttccgagaaatcaagcaGGTCTAGTGGGAGGAGAGGGAAAATGCAGTACGGATGTAAAGGATTTGCAGTTGAGAGAACGTGCTACAGGTGTAAAGGAGGTTTGGAGTTAGAAGATCCGTCTTACCATCACGTTTTTGctctcatcccctccccccttTAGTCCTGGATCATGTTCTTCTCTCATCCCCActgctctcctctccccccgattcCTCCCTCACCCCTCCGATCCCTTTTtgccccctccaatcccctctcacccccacatcccctctcctcctccctccctccaattccttctctttcccccccctcctccaattccctctttctctacccccccccccccccccccccccaaaattccctctctctttctcccagccAGCTCAGAGCCAGTGACCTTCTCCCAGAGTTGAAGGAAGCGTGTCCTCAACTGTtgggtactgcgcatgtgcagcatTGGTAACAGTGGGCGACTCCACGATACTGCGCGAATGCGCAGAAGTCGTGCAGAATGTTCATGCAGCTAATCACTCCGAACTTTATATCCATTTTCAGAATGGAGGAAGTTAAAATACCAGTGATAAAAGCAAAACTAAAATCAAGGGGAGGATCTTATTGGATTCAATACAAGTAACAATATAGTAATGGCAAAAATTATGGGATTTAAACTAGATAAATCTCCAGGACATGATCGTTTCCACCCTAGGGTATTaaaaggtgaggaaattgcagttaGTCATAACCTTTCAAAGCTCTCTTGATTTGGGAATTATGCCATTAGATAGGAAATTTGCTAATGTCACTAGATTATTTcggaagggtgggagagagaaaccaggtaacttacagacctgtcagtttatCATCAGTAGGGGGGAAGTTACTAAAATTTGTCATTAGGGGCAGAGTGACTGAGTACTTGAACAaacatgagctgatcagagagagccatcgATTTGTTACGGGCAAGTCATTTCTGACTAATCAAGTTGAACGCTTTGAGGAAGTCACAAATAAAAGCTAGCTATGGATGTTATCTatacggacttccagaaggcattcactaagggtccacacaagagattatcaaCAATGAGAGCACACTGAATTGGAGGTTGCCTTTTGATTTGGGCTGAAAATTGGAGAGTGGGGACAAGGGTAGGTACTGGATTGGCAGCATGTggtaagtgatgttccccagggatctgttatGGGGCCTCAATATTTCACCATATTTAataaatgacttggatggaggAATAAAGAGCTGTATAATTAAAGTCTGTAGATGACACCAAGTTAGGAGGGACAGGAAGTAGTGGAGAGAGAAGCTGGATGTTGCAAAGGGACACAAACAGATTAAGTGAGTCGGTAATACTATGACAAGTGGAGTTCAATGTGGACAAGCGTGAGGTCTCCACTTTGCACCCAAGAAAAATAAATCAAGTATATTTTCTAGGGCCTATGCTATGAAATTCCCTCCCAAGACTCCTCCTCATTTAAGACCACCTTCTTTGACTAAGCGTTTGGTCACCCCTGCTCATATATCCTTCTCCAATGAGGTGTCTATTTTTGTCTAATTATGtttccgtgaagcaccttgggctgtaTTCCAAATCACCAAGAAAAAGGAGAAAGAACTTTAAAATGAGTAAAAAAATATAAAAGCTGTTAACAGATTTTACAAAATATCCTGTAAACTAATTTAATTCCTTTACTTTCAGCATTTTAAAAAGTAcaataaagaaaaaaaaacatacctGCTTCCCACAAATTTCTATTTTTAAATTTATAAAATGTTCTTTCATCCAACCAGTTTCTTCCATCTGGGAGTACCAAATAGACCATGGCTTCAAGCCCTCTCCAGGACCCTTCAACCTGTCTCCGGTGGGGTGAGAcagctctgctccctcccctcgtGAAGGCCGCAACCTTGCACAGTTGACTAATTTCTTATTATGGAAGCTGGCAGATGACTGCTGCGGAAATTCTGCAGTTTCTCGATTGTAAACCTTGTACGATGCCGTAACATTGCTGCACAGTCTTTTTGGAAAATGTCTACTGAGCACATCTTAAAAAACAATGCCGAATCATGCACAAAGATAAACTATTTCAATCATAAATTTACACAGAATTTCATCTCATCCTCAATGTATGTAGCACAACACAAATGGAAACCACAAGTTATCGCAACAGTACAAGAGGATTAAAACCTATCCACAGGTAACAATTCAGGATTTGATCCCCACTAGTGCTTCACATTTCATGAGTTTTGAAAGTTCTCTCATGTCCCACAAGTCAGTTCAGTGATGAAACATGCCCGATGCCTTGGGATCTCTGTTCCACTTGGCATTGTGGCTATAGGGTCCGAcatgcagtcaggatgttttctgagCTCTCTCCTCAACGTACAACTGCATCTAtaaaagagtttaaaaaaaaaggatggaTCAAATGCAAGTCCCAATATGAGGGTGTTGTGTAGTACTGTGCAGACAGTGGACAGGCAGTACTCAATAGATCAGTTGCAGTAGTCACTTTTTTTTTTAGATGTAATCCAGAAAGCAGCAGTCACAGTAAATTACTGGGTTAATTCAACAGCCCTGTGCATTTAGCACCAAATGGGTTCATAGAAAACAAACAAGAGTAGATGATCCTAGTTGTAGTATTTTCCAACAAATGGCCTCACCTGCCACCCAAAGTTACCACCTAATGTACTCTTGTGGTCTGGAAATCTTTTCAGAAACATCTGATGAGTTTACAATTATAAAATGCATGAGTGCTACTGTCACATAAAGCACAAATCCAACATAAGACCCCCTTGCTAGAGTTAAAGTGTTACCTTTAAGATATCTGACGTCATCGTTTTCAGTGGGATTAGCCGTGGCTCTCGCATGTTCACTTCCTGTTCATCAGCATGGATCCACGGGAAGTCCTGCACAGAAAATAAAAAATCAGCAAGGCCGAAAGTGACAAACACAACATTAATTGTTGTTTTCTGTTTATTTGTTCTCGGGTTGTGGGCAATTTATTGCCTGTCCCGAGTTGCCCCAAGATCGTGGTGGGCTTtctccttgaatcgctgcagtccgtatggtgatggtgttcccaaaatGGTATTGGATAGTGAACTCCAAGATATTGATCCAGTGACAATATGGGAATGGCAatatatgttcaagtcaggatAGCGTGTGACTTGCAGGGAACTGGCAGGTGGCATTGTTCACATTATGTTACTGCTTTTTGCCACTCACTAGTAGGTTGTGaggttgggaggtgctgctgaaacaAGCTGGTGGAGAGGGTGGATATTGAATTCAGTGGCAAGGGCAttgtgctttgtcctggatagtgtttctTGAGGGTTATTACATCCACCCCCATCCAAGTGAGTGGAGAAAATTCCATCGCAATCCTTAGTTCAGCCTCGTAGCTGGTGAAGAagctttgaggggtcaggaggtgcACCATTCATCGCAGAGTATCCAGGCTCTGCCCAGGCCACAGTGCTGATATGGATAATTCAGTTAAGCTTCTGGTTAATGGTGTTGATGCTGATGTAGCTGTGGTAACAACACAAGGTCAAAGGGAGataaccaggctttctcttgttcgagATGGCCATTTCCTGGCACTTACGTGTCAATATCTGGATAAAGgccgtgatgaggtctggagccgagtggttctggcagaacccgtACTCAACGTTAGTGAACAGGTTATTGGAAATAGCTATTGATTGATGACACTATTAATTACTTCTTCCATCATTCTACTGATGATTGTCAGGAGGCTGATTGGAAGTAATAGTTTGTGTTAGATTTATTTTGTTTTTTGTAgataggacatatctgggcaattttccacattgctgcactggaatagcttggctaggggATGGTTAGTTCTGGTAAGCAAGTCTATAACATTATAGACAAGAATTATCAGAGCCCatggcctttgctgtgtccagtgcatttAGCCAGTTCTAATGTCACTTGGAGTGAACCAAATTGACTGggcactggcatctgtgatggtggggactgcaGGAGGAGGTCTAGTAGGTTTATCCACTTGACATTTTTGGCTGTAGACACTTGCAAACACTTCAGTCTTGTCTCTTGCACGAGTACTGGGATCCACTGTGGTGGAAGATATAGATGTTTATGGCACTTCCTCGCGCCCCCAACAGTTGCCTGACTGCCCACCACCATTCCAGACTAGATGTGAAGCAGCACGAATTATACTCAATATAACGGAAATGGAAGGAAGCCAACTTTGTGATGGATAGAATGTGGGGTTTGAAACTCAGGACATTGAAGTTTCGCATGGTCTGATTCAGCCTGAGCAAGTGGCCAGGAGGGGATGGAGCAGAACTTATGGCAGGGGACGGAGGATGATGGCTCCAGTCTTGCCAATGTTTAATTCCTGGAAATTCTAACTCATCCACGACTTAATACAGCGAGAGGTCACCATGGGGTTTAGAGAAATGGTAGAGGTAGATCTAGTGTCATCAACATAAatatggaaactgactccatgccaATGGATTATATCAGAGAGGACAGAGGGTCTAAGACTGATTCTTGGAGTAACTGTGTAggaacaggaagagaagccattgttggaTACGCATTGCCTACATTTGGACAAATAGGACTGTAATCATGCAAGGGCAGTCCCAGAGCTGGACAACAGAGAGGCAATAAAGGAGGATGATATGGTCAACTGTGTTGAACACAAGGAGGGATAATGGATCGCAGTTATAGaatatgtcatttgtgactttggccaGGACAGAAGTTAGCCTGAAGTGATTTGAGCAGGGAATTTTGAGCCGGAAGACATCTTTGAGAACCTTGGAGAGGATGGGGTCATTACAAATAAAGTGAAAGTTAGAGGATGGACAGGTCATGAGTtggtttattttattttttaaggaGGGGATGATGccagcagttttgaaagggagagggacagtgactgAGAAAATGGAGCCATTAACAATGTAAGCAGACATGGGGCCACGGTCCGGGGCCACGGTCCAAGCACTCAGTCAGATGGATATATAGAAAATCCCCTCACCGGAGACACATGTAACATAAATGTACACAATTACCAACACATCAAAGACCACTGCAGAGTCGACCCAGATAGTCTGCTCACCTTTATCACCTGAATCTTCTCCATATTTCGAGTGGCAACATCTCGGGTATGAACCAGCACAGTGAAGGTACAACCTAGAAATAAACAGCACAGTTCTAATAAATACAAACATAGGAGGAAAACAGGGCCTGAAACAAAAACCCAGGAGGAATTTATTCCAACTTCTGCATTACAAAGTTACAAAGCAATACTTAAAACAGAGtcatgctccctcaatagcaaagcaAACTAATTCAGAGAGTTGAGCCGTGCAGACCAGTAAGGTCCCAGGCTTGATTCCCAGTCTGTGCTAAATTAGCTCAGCATCTGGGGCAGCAGTTAAGGTTACACGTGAGCTATTGAGGGATGCTGCATGGTCAGTGGTGTGgtgttttggatgaaacattaaactgtctGCCTGTCCAAGAGATCCTATGGTACTACTCCTGGTATCCTGGGCAACATTCCTTCTTCAACCAATAccaacaaaaacaaatgatctagTTGTTCATGTCATTTGCTTGATGCGTGACTGTGCTGTGCATAGATTGGCTGGTACATTGGCATACAAAACAGCGACATTTCAAAAAAATATTTGTTGGTTGTGAAGGACTTTAGAACATCCCAGGGACAAGAAAGGTGATATGCAAATTAAAACTCTTTCTTTTTTCAGTCCTCTGGATTAGGGAGGAGAAAAGAAACTGTGTTATCCAGTGGAAAGTGCATGCGTGTGGAGGTTTGGCAAGGACAGTTAAATTCAGCTGTGATACTTCCCACAGTCGAATAGGCTGCCAGTGATTGCTGTCTAGGTTTGAATATCAAGAATGGCCCTTTAGAGTGGGggaggtctggaacttactgcctgaaagggtggtagaggcagaaaccctcaccacattgaaaaagtacttggatgtgcacttaaagagccgtaacctacagggctacagacctagtactggaaggtgggattaggctgggttgctCCTTTTCGACCGACAGggacacggacatgatgggccgaatggcctccttctgtgttgtaattttctataatTTTAGGTGTGGTATCAGGAAAAACTGTGGGAAATATACAATAGATCCATCAGCATCTGAAGAGAAAAGTCTTCAGAACCTTTTGGGCAGAGACTCTTCAACACAACGTGTATTTCcgccattctctgtttttattacggATTCTGGAGAGTATTTGGTGCCCATGAAACCACACCCCAGGAAAAGTAAataccttcaggagagatggggagaaaaatAGCAGAGAAAAGAAAGTTGCTGTTCCAAAGAAATGCAGAAAGAACTGTCCCACTCCCCAATCCATCAGATTGTACCCGGTCTCTTTCACAGTCAGTTTCGCTCCATCCCCTGTATGCCCAGGCTGAAGTTAGCAAAATTCCTAGTTTGCTACGACCGTGCTTGCAACAAACACACGCCTAAGCACAGATTTACCTGGAGGGTTGCTGTCAAGAATCGCATCACAGACACTGATCTTCAGGATCGATGCTCGAAGGAGCTGCTCAACACGGGAAAGCAGCGAGTCAGAGCTGCAAAACAGCCAGCCAGAAGATTAATAGATGTCACAGGAAAATTCAACCAATAAAAAAGTTTTGGCTGCACAAGTGCCCCTCAAACACAGTGTCCTTAATTACTCTTTCCTCCCTTTTCTCCTAAAGGCACGGACTCTTTCTGGGCATTGCTCAACTGGCATTAGTTACTCCCTGGTGACCATTCTTCAAGTGTGGACctttggcagtgcaggctcgaggggccatatggcctactcctgctcctaattcttattttcttctgTTGAGTGTTTGTAGGCTATTTGACCATGGGAGTAACACAGCCATATCTGATCCTGACCTCACCTGTATGATTCTCTGAACCAGAGAAAAAGTGGCTCCACCCACTCCCAGGCCTCTCTGCTCCCATGCAGCTGGCTTTGCTTTTCTTGGCTCCCTGCCATTTCTTGCTCACTCAAAGTACCCTAAGCCGCTCCAACATCAGCTCCTATTTTCTCCCAGCCTCAACAATAGACCGGCCTGTCTTCCAAAACTAAGAATCTGTGCTATAATGCCCAGGGCCCCCTTCTGCCCTGTACTCCTGGGCTGCGCCAAGCTGTCACCATAGACTGTTACTTTATAGAAAAGTTCCTTCTAACATACTGCAGTAAACATCTATTAATCCTTTAGCCTGCTTAATAAACTGCCAGGGTGATGGGAGGGAAATATACAGGAATGAGATCAGGTTAAGTAACATTGTGGATATTGTGTATAATTGTGGGAAAGTCCTCACAGCAAGTTGCCATAACGACTGACAGGATTACAGCAAGGTCACACAGATTGATTTAAAAGAGAATGTCAGTCTATTTTCTTACAGAAAGAGGGAGATGGGAAcaatgagagagagtcagagacaaagACAGTTCCAAGAAAAGAAGAGGACAATTTGAAAATTGTCCTTGATTAATGCCTAGAGAGATCAATTAGTTCTTTAAGTTTGGCAAGCTCCTCAATGAATCGGAGGGGGTCTGTCGATGTCTGGCGGGGAGTAGGGAAAACGGGCTGGCATTTGGGGAGGTGGGGATCATTCGTCACAACGCAGTGCTGTGCCCTCCCTGTTGACCTGTTCTTTCTACTTTCAGAGCTGCTGGGCCTGCTGTACTTTGCCAGAATCTTCTGTTTAAATTTCAAACCTGATCCCTACATCTGTGTTTTCCATCACTCCCATTTTCTTTAGGCCTCCCACTGCCTCAGCTCGTCACATGTCTTATTTCTTTAATGCTACTATAACTTAAGGGAAATGATTGAACAATCGTTCCACTGATGCTTCCTTGCTGTgtccgctcgctctctgcccctttTTCTAGTTTCTATTAATGTTAGTTCATCTCTTATTTGAGTTCTGAAGAAGGGTACAAGCTGAGAACGTTGACTCTGTTTTCTCCCCAGATGCTGACTGACCGGCTGTATGGTTCCAGCGTTTTCTGATTTTCCCTCAGTGAATCAGATCCTTTTTATTCaattattgtttaaaataaaaaataaagaaagCCAGGCAGTGAGCCTTGGTTAAATTGATGGTATGGTGCCACAGCTCACTAATCTACTTTTTTCCCTGTGCCACAGCTCActggtgtagttttggtttccttacctaaggaaggatatacttgcctcagaggggGTGCACCAAAGGTTCActatattgattcctgggatgagagggttgtccgaaGAAGAGAGAtcaagtagaatgggcctatattctctggagtttagaagaatgagaggtgatctcattgaagcagacaagattctgaggggactgaaCACAGTAGATgttaggaggatgtttcccctggcaggggagtctagaactcagggtcattctctcaagataaggggtcgactattcagaactgagatgaagagaaatttcttcactcagagggttgtgaatctttagaattctctaccccagagggctgtggcagctcagtcattgagtatattcaagacagagatcgacagatttttggatattaagtgaatcaagagatatgaggatagtgcagccaAATGGAGTTGAgaggtagatcatcagccatgatctcactgaatggcggagcaggctcgaggggccaaatggtctacttctgctcctaattcttatgttcttctaagtAGGAAGAAACTATTTGCTTGgtcaagtgggtcggtaaccagaagtcatagatttaaaatatctggcaaaagaactagaggggaaatgtggagaaatttcttctcacagggttgttgagatctggaatgcactacctgaaagggtggtggaatcagaatcCATAGTAACtttcaattggacatgtacttgaagctgactaatttgcagggttattgaGGAAAATAggagagtggggctaattggacagctctttcaaagagccggcacaggcacaacaggccaaatggcttccttctgtgcaatAGGATTCCACGATTTTAGCCCCAATTGGCACAGCCCACTGGTGTACTAGCCCCTGATATCCCAGCTCACTGATGTACTAGCCCCTGATGTCACAGCTCACCAGTGTACTAGCCCCCGGTGtcacagttcatcatcatcataggcagtccctcgaaatcaaggaagacttgcttccactataaaagtgagttctcaggtgactacagtccaatatggaaattacagtctctgtaacaggcaaggcagacggtggttgaaggaagcggtgggtggagagtctggtttgccgcacgctccttccgctgcctgcgcttgttttctgcatgctctcggtgacgagactcaaggtgttcaacgccctccctgatgctcttcctccacttagggcggtcttggaccagggattcccaggtgccggcggggatgctgcactttatcaaggaggctctgagggtgtccttgaagcgtttcctttgcccacctggggctcgcttgccatgtaggagttccgagtagagcgcttgctttgggagtctcgtgtcgagcatgcggacaatgtggtccggtccatggaactggtcgagtgtggtcagtgcttcgatactggggatgttggcctgagcgagaacactgacgttggtgtgtctatcttcccaatggatttgcaggatcttgccgaagcagcgttggtggtacttctccagcactttgaggtgtgtactgtatatagtccacatctctgagccaaacaggagggcgggtaccactactgccctgtagacgataagcttggtgccagatttgaggtcctggtcttcaaacactcccttcctcaggcaaccgaaggctgcgctggcacactggaggcggggttggacctcatcatcgatgtctgcccttgctgatagtaggctcccgaggtatggaaaatagtccacgttgtccaaggccacgccgtggattttgtcaCAGCTCACTGGTGTACTAGCCCTCGGTGTCACAGCTCACTGGTGTACTAGCCCTCGGCGTCACAGCTCGCTGGTGTACTATCCCTCGGCGTCACAGCTCGCTGGTGTACTAGCCCTCGGCGTCACAGCTCGCTGGTGTACTATCCCTCGGCGTCACAGCTCGCTGGTGTACTATCCCTCGGCGTCACAGCTCGCTGGTGTACTATCCCTCGGCGTCACAGCTCACTGGTGTACTAGCCCTCGGCGTCACAGCTCGCTGGTGTACTATCCCTCGGCGTCACAGCTCGCTGGTGTACTATCCCTCGGCGTCACAGCTCGCTGGTGTACTATCCCTCGGCGTCACAGCTCGCTGGTGTACTATCCCTCGGCGTCACAGCTCGCTGGTGTACTATCCCTCGGCGTCACAGCTCGCTGGTGTACTAGCCCTCGGCGTCACAGCTCGCTGGTATACTAGCCTCTGGCGTCACAGCTCACTGGTGTACTAGCCTCTGGCGTCACAGCTCACTGGTGTACTAGCCTCTGGCGTCACAGCTCACTGGTGTACTAGCCTCTGGCGTCACAACTCACTGGTGTACTAGCCTCTGGCGTCACAGCTCACTGGTGTACTAGCCCCTGGCGCCATCAACAAGCAACACACGTGTTCATATCCACCCTTTCCACACAATGCAGCTCTGACCCAGCCAAGCCATTATAGACAGGTACCGAGGGGCCATGCAGATCCTCCAGAAGGAGAGCATTCTTTATTTTAAGTTGGAGTGCAAGTCTTCCCAGGTCTCGTATTTCTCCAAGTAACTGGATCTAGAACAGGACTGATGCAGGAATGGGAACAAGTCACCAACTCATCAGTCGTACCCCATTCTCCATCCGAGAAATAACACACCTTATGAGACAAGGTGCTGTGGGATACATTCATTGTTCCAAATCTCCTGTCAAGATAGTTTCTGGCAGTGTCGGAGATCAGGCTCTGCTTCGATTCATTATGTCTACTGATCTAATAGTTCTGTCTCACTGGATTTCCTACTTAGGTAACAGAGTGGAGAAAGCATGAAAAGGATTACAATATTTAGAAACATGACAAAAAAAAGATCTAACTGAACAGTTTTAAAGATTGTTCAATTCAAAATATAAATAGAATCTGCCCTGCTTGTGTACTGGATCGAAGTTTAATTGCAACAATCTTCAGAGACCTGGATCAATAGTTTGGTGATAGTACAAGAAAACAGAAAACCCACTGAAAATATCTCACCTGACAGACAGCAGAGGAGGCTGGGATATCTCAAAGACAAAGCGCTCCACAGGATGGTGCTCTTTATCCAGGATCACCACCACCACCCGATCCACTTCATTCTAAACGGGAGCAAAGATTGCAGGTTACAATCCACATGTGGCTCATTCCAAGCAGGTGATCATCCACTTATTAACAAAGAGACATCAACAAACGTTGGAGGGGACCTGTAACACCCCTTCAAACAACAGTTTTTGCTGGTACACAGAGGCACCCCAACAGAACTAATGTTTCTCTGGGTTTCAGTGACTTCTTTTTAAGTTGTTCCCGGGAGgtgggtgacactggcaaggccacatttattgcccatcccgaaatgCAGA
Proteins encoded in this window:
- the mad2l2 gene encoding mitotic spindle assembly checkpoint protein MAD2B is translated as MATLTRQDLNFGQVVADVLCEFLEVAIHMILYVREVYPIGIFQKRKKYNVPVQMSCHPELNQYIQDTLHCIKPLIEKNEVDRVVVVILDKEHHPVERFVFEISQPPLLSVSSDSLLSRVEQLLRASILKISVCDAILDSNPPGCTFTVLVHTRDVATRNMEKIQVIKDFPWIHADEQEVNMREPRLIPLKTMTSDILKMQLYVEERAQKTS